A single Lolium perenne isolate Kyuss_39 chromosome 6, Kyuss_2.0, whole genome shotgun sequence DNA region contains:
- the LOC127309704 gene encoding uncharacterized protein, which translates to MSEVAAEKEVEGLERRSKMKRARPESSTWTEVRGVYRLRSGAYGASIRDQSSRTQVWLGSFGTVEDAAAAYAAAAKLPGVRKRPEFRGVLRTRSGKYGALIKHSNKGTARTWLGTFGTAEEAARAYDAAAVDLHGARAVTNFGPGRRVRVDPSTRHHDLSVAEWLQVEELLKDMDSIDDKEALIDAAAILHQIALAGHEEGGRD; encoded by the exons ATGAGTGAGGTCGCCGCTGAGAAGGAGGTGGAAGGtttggagaggaggagcaagatgAAGAGGGCTCGGCCGGAATCGAGTACCTGGACCGAGGTCCGCGGCGTGTACCGGCTACGGAGCGGCGCGTACGGGGCGTCGATCCGGGACCAGTCTAGCCGGACCCAGGTGTGGCTGGGTAGCTTCGGCACCGTCGAAGACGCCGCCGCAgcgtacgccgccgccgccaagctGCCCGGCGTGAGGAAGCGGCCCGAGTTCCGCGGCGTGTTGCGGACCCGCAGCGGCAAGTACGGGGCTCTGATCAAACACTCGAACAAGGGAACCGCGCGGACCTGGCTCGGCACCTTCGGCACCGCCGAGGAGGCCGCCAGGGCGTACGACGCCGCGGCCGTCGACCTGCACGGCGCCAGGGCTGTCACCAACTTCGGTCCGGGCAGGAGGGTGCGGGTCGACCCATCTACACGACACCATGATCTCTCGGTGGCGGAGTGGCTGCAGGTGGAGGAGCTGCTCAAGGACATGGACTCCATCGAC GACAAGGAGGCGCTGATTGACGCGGCTGCAATTCTTCACCAGATTGCGCTAGCTGGCCATGAGGAAGGTGGGAGAGATTGA
- the LOC127310570 gene encoding protein ALP1-like translates to MSSSSSSSSDGVEGDFIAAFQEEYEEEMQAEEVVPRRRRRREFIRRDRLGAHDRLFEDYFADDCNYPPSYFRRRYRMRRSLFLTIVARLGEYSPYFTQRNDALSRAGFSPLQKCTAALRLLAYGAAADTIDEWLKLARQTSSDCLDRFCEGIIECYGETFCRPPTMEDTQRLLAKAEERGFPGMLGSIDCMHWQWRNCPVAHAGQFTRGDIKHPTIILEAVASYDRWIWHAFFGVAGSNNDLNVLNQSPLFTDVLRGEAPVVNFTVNGHEYHYGYYLADGIYPSWPVFMKGVTLPQNEKQRVFTSAQSAHRKDVECAFGVLKARFNILAVPGRSYSRRTLGLIMRACVILHNMIIDDERGQNLDNIYETVASNVGPAIHHDAPPSLAARIQMDTEMRESPMYTQLQHDLMEHVWANS, encoded by the coding sequence ATGTCTTCGTCCAGCAGCAGTTCGAGCGACGGAGTGGAGGGTGATTTCATCGCTGCATTCCAGGAGGAGTATGAGGAGGAGATGCaagccgaggaggtggtgccaagaCGTCGGCGCCGCCGAGAGTTCATCAGGCGTGATCGTCTGGGTGCCCACGATCGGCTCTTcgaggactacttcgccgacgactgCAACTATCCTCCGAGCTACTTTCGGCGAAGGTATCGGATGAGACGATCCCTCTTCCTGACCATTGTGGCTAGATTGGGTGAATACTCTCCGTATTTCACCCAACGAAATGATGCTCTCAGCCGTGCTGGTTTCTCTCCCCTGCAAAAATGTACTGCGGCTTTGCGTCTGTTAGCTTATGGAGCCGCTGCAGATACAATAGATGAGTGGCTTaagttagctagacaaacttcatcAGATTGTCTAGATAGATTCTGTGAAGGCATCATTGAGTGTTACGGGGAGACGTTTTGCCGTCCCCCAACTATGGAGGATACTCAGCGGCTGTTAGCGAAAGCCGAGGAGCGTGGCTTTCCGGGCATGTTagggagcatcgattgcatgcattggcagtGGAGGAACTGCCCAGTGGCTCATGCTGGCCAATTCACAAGGGGAGACATCAAACACCCTACCATAATCTTAGAAGCCGTTGCGTCGTATGATCGTTGGATCTGGCATGCCTTTTTTGGAGTGGCCGGGTCCAACAACGACCTCAATGTACTCAACCAGTCGCCGTTGTTCACTGATGTGCTTAGGGGAGAAGCACCCGTAGTGAACTTCACGGTGAATGGACACGAGTACCACTATGGTTACTACCTTGCCGACGGCATCTACCCCTCCTGGCCGGTGTTCATGAAAGGTGTTACTCTTCCACAAAATGAAAAGCAGCGAGTGTTCACTTCTGCACAATCAGCGCATCGCAAAGATGTCGAGTGTGCCTTTGGAGTGTTGAAGGCTAGGTTCAACATTCTAGCAGTTCCGGGACGCTCCTACTCCAGGCGTACTCTTGGATtgatcatgcgtgcatgtgtcattctgcacaacatgatcatcgacgatGAGCGTGGACAAAATTTGGACAACATCTATGAGACAGTTGCTTCAAATGTCGGCCCTGCAATACACCACGATGCACCACCAAGCCTAGCAGCCAGGATTCAGATGGATACCGAAATGAGGGAGTCACCGATGTATACACAGCTCCAGCATGATTTGATGGAGCATGTGTGGGCTAATTCCtag